A stretch of the Archangium violaceum genome encodes the following:
- the purL gene encoding phosphoribosylformylglycinamidine synthase: MLTLRGAPALSEFRLAKLLARCRELEPAVASVYAEFVHFIDVATALSEPERALMDRLLEYGPRLARKEPRGSLQLVIPRPGTISPWSSKGTDIFQNCGLRGVRRAERGIAYWVADEAGKALGAAQLARVQPVLHDRMTQAVVGREEDAAILFAGHTPRSLTTVDVLGGGRAALVSANRELGLALAEDEIDYLVARFTELKRNPTDVELMMFAQANSEHCRHKIFNASWTIDGEKQERSLFQSIKNTYAANKEGVLSAYKDNAAVMEGFEVDRLFPDAANGEYRFHREPAHILMKVETHNHPTAISPHPGASTGAGGEIRDEGATGRGAKPKAGLTGFSVSNLRIPGYERPWEQPYGKPERIVSALDIMIDGPLGGAAFNNEFGRPNLCGYFRSFEMQVPTPEGVEVRGYHKPIMIAGGLGNIRAPHVQKGTLKPGDKIVVLGGPAMLIGLGGGAASSMTQGASAADLDFASVQRDNPEMERRCQEVIDRCWEQGEANPIRSIHDVGAGGLSNAVPELIHDNNLGGRFELREVPNAEPGMAPVEIWCNEAQERYVLAIAPEDLPRFTALCERERAPFAVLGEATEEQVLKLTDRQFGNAPIDIPMDVLFGKPPRMHRDVKSRRLAHAELTLEAPVKELLGRVLEHPTVADKGFLITIGDRTVSGLTARDQMVGPWQVPVADCAVTLSAHAGYTGEAMAMGERTPVALIDAAASARMAVAESITNIASARIGKLGDVKLSANWMAAAGSPGEDANLYAAVKAVGMELCPALGLTIPVGKDSMSMRTVWEEKGARKAVTAPLSLIVSAFAPVLDVRRSLTPQIREPDSDTRLVFVDLADGRQRLGGSVLAQTWSQVGQQCPDVENPETLKGFFAAMQALNEEGLVLAYHDRSDGGLLTSLVEMAFAGHCGFEVDVAALGSDAVAALFNEELGAVLQVRVENLQRVRAVLTRHGLGSAYHELGRPQAALTVQVRHGAKVLLEEDTMALRKLWSRVSYEMQKLRDNPRCAEEEYAAKCDPSDPGLSPRLTFDPKEDVAAPYIAKGVKPRVVILREQGVNSQLEMARAFIRAGFNAVDVHMSDILSGRVSLKDFTGVAACGGFSYGDVLGAGGGWARSILFNARARDEFAAFFARSGTFALGVCNGCQMMSQLRDLIPGAEHFPHFVRNASEQFEARLVQVEVAESPSLFFKGMEGSRILIASSHGEGRAEFTSPEEGARVNGLGLVTARFVDNHGRVTETYPANPNGSPHGIAGMTSRDGRVTIMMPHPERVSRSVQYSWCPPEWGEDGPWMRMFRNARAALG; this comes from the coding sequence ATGCTCACCCTGCGTGGCGCCCCCGCCCTCTCCGAGTTCCGTCTGGCCAAGCTGCTCGCTCGCTGCCGCGAGCTGGAGCCCGCCGTGGCCTCCGTCTACGCGGAGTTCGTGCACTTCATCGATGTCGCGACCGCCCTCTCGGAGCCCGAGCGGGCCCTGATGGACAGGCTGCTGGAGTACGGCCCAAGGCTGGCCCGGAAGGAGCCCCGCGGAAGCCTGCAGCTCGTCATCCCGCGCCCCGGTACCATTTCTCCCTGGTCGTCGAAGGGCACGGACATCTTCCAGAACTGCGGCCTGCGCGGCGTGCGGCGGGCCGAGCGTGGCATCGCCTATTGGGTCGCCGATGAGGCAGGCAAGGCGCTGGGTGCCGCGCAGCTCGCCCGGGTGCAGCCGGTGCTGCACGACCGGATGACGCAGGCGGTGGTGGGCCGCGAGGAGGACGCCGCCATCCTCTTCGCCGGGCACACGCCCCGGTCGCTCACCACGGTGGACGTGCTGGGCGGAGGCCGGGCCGCGCTCGTCTCCGCCAACCGCGAGCTGGGCCTGGCCCTGGCCGAGGACGAGATCGACTACCTGGTGGCGCGCTTCACCGAGCTGAAGCGCAACCCCACCGACGTCGAGCTGATGATGTTCGCGCAGGCCAACAGCGAGCACTGCCGGCACAAGATCTTCAACGCGTCGTGGACGATCGACGGGGAGAAGCAGGAGCGCTCGCTCTTCCAGTCCATCAAGAACACCTACGCGGCGAACAAGGAAGGCGTGCTGTCGGCGTACAAGGACAACGCGGCGGTGATGGAGGGCTTCGAGGTCGATCGCCTCTTCCCGGACGCGGCCAACGGCGAGTACCGCTTCCACCGCGAGCCCGCGCACATCCTGATGAAGGTGGAGACGCACAACCATCCCACGGCCATCTCGCCGCACCCGGGAGCCTCCACGGGCGCGGGCGGTGAGATTCGGGACGAGGGCGCCACGGGCCGGGGCGCGAAGCCCAAGGCGGGCCTGACGGGGTTCTCCGTCTCGAACCTGCGCATCCCCGGCTACGAGCGGCCCTGGGAGCAGCCCTACGGCAAGCCCGAGCGCATCGTGTCCGCGCTCGACATCATGATCGACGGCCCGCTGGGTGGCGCCGCCTTCAACAACGAGTTCGGCCGGCCCAACCTGTGCGGCTACTTCCGCAGCTTCGAGATGCAGGTGCCCACGCCCGAGGGCGTGGAGGTCCGCGGCTATCACAAGCCGATCATGATCGCCGGAGGACTCGGCAACATCCGGGCGCCGCACGTGCAGAAGGGCACGCTGAAGCCGGGGGACAAGATCGTCGTGCTGGGCGGCCCGGCGATGCTGATCGGCCTGGGCGGCGGCGCGGCGTCCTCGATGACGCAGGGCGCGAGCGCGGCGGATCTCGACTTCGCCTCGGTGCAGCGGGACAACCCGGAGATGGAGCGGCGCTGCCAGGAGGTCATCGACCGGTGCTGGGAGCAGGGCGAGGCCAACCCCATCCGCTCCATCCATGACGTGGGGGCGGGCGGCCTGTCCAACGCGGTGCCGGAGCTCATCCACGACAACAACCTGGGTGGACGCTTCGAGCTGCGCGAGGTGCCCAACGCCGAGCCGGGCATGGCGCCGGTGGAGATCTGGTGCAACGAGGCGCAGGAGCGCTACGTGCTGGCCATCGCGCCGGAGGACCTGCCGCGCTTCACGGCGCTGTGCGAGCGCGAGCGGGCGCCGTTCGCGGTGCTCGGCGAGGCCACCGAGGAGCAGGTGCTGAAGCTGACGGACCGGCAGTTCGGCAACGCGCCCATCGACATCCCGATGGACGTGCTGTTCGGCAAGCCGCCGCGGATGCACCGGGACGTGAAGTCTCGCCGGCTGGCGCACGCCGAGCTGACGCTGGAGGCTCCGGTGAAGGAGCTGCTGGGGCGGGTGCTCGAGCACCCGACGGTGGCGGACAAGGGCTTCCTCATCACGATCGGTGACCGGACGGTGTCGGGCCTGACGGCGAGGGACCAGATGGTGGGCCCGTGGCAGGTGCCGGTGGCGGACTGCGCGGTGACGCTGTCGGCGCACGCGGGCTACACGGGCGAGGCCATGGCCATGGGCGAGCGCACGCCGGTGGCGCTCATCGACGCGGCGGCCTCGGCGCGCATGGCGGTGGCGGAGTCCATCACGAACATCGCCTCGGCGCGGATCGGCAAGCTGGGCGACGTGAAGCTGTCGGCCAACTGGATGGCCGCCGCCGGCAGCCCGGGCGAGGACGCCAACCTGTACGCCGCGGTGAAGGCGGTGGGCATGGAGCTGTGCCCGGCGCTGGGCCTCACCATTCCGGTGGGCAAGGACTCCATGTCCATGCGCACGGTGTGGGAGGAGAAGGGGGCGCGCAAGGCGGTGACGGCGCCGCTGTCGCTCATCGTGTCGGCCTTCGCGCCGGTGCTCGACGTGCGCAGGTCCCTCACGCCGCAGATTCGCGAGCCGGACTCGGACACGCGGCTGGTGTTCGTGGACCTGGCGGACGGCAGGCAGCGGCTGGGCGGCTCGGTGCTGGCGCAGACCTGGTCGCAGGTGGGCCAGCAGTGCCCGGACGTGGAGAACCCCGAGACGCTGAAGGGCTTCTTCGCCGCGATGCAGGCGCTCAACGAGGAGGGCCTGGTCCTGGCCTACCATGACCGCTCCGACGGAGGCCTGCTGACCTCGCTGGTGGAGATGGCCTTCGCGGGCCACTGCGGCTTCGAGGTGGACGTGGCGGCGCTGGGCTCGGATGCGGTCGCGGCGCTCTTCAACGAGGAGCTGGGCGCGGTACTGCAGGTACGTGTGGAGAACCTCCAGCGCGTGCGCGCGGTGCTGACGCGGCACGGACTGGGCTCGGCGTACCACGAGCTCGGCCGGCCCCAGGCGGCCCTGACGGTTCAGGTGCGCCACGGCGCGAAGGTCCTCCTGGAGGAGGACACGATGGCACTGCGCAAGCTGTGGTCCCGCGTCAGCTACGAGATGCAGAAGCTGCGCGACAACCCTCGCTGCGCCGAGGAGGAGTACGCCGCGAAGTGCGACCCGAGCGACCCTGGCCTGTCGCCCCGGCTCACGTTCGATCCGAAGGAGGACGTGGCGGCGCCGTACATCGCGAAGGGCGTGAAGCCCCGGGTGGTCATCCTGCGAGAGCAGGGGGTGAACAGCCAGCTCGAGATGGCGCGAGCGTTCATCCGCGCGGGCTTCAACGCGGTGGATGTGCACATGAGCGACATCCTGTCGGGGCGGGTGTCGCTGAAGGACTTCACGGGCGTCGCGGCCTGCGGAGGCTTCTCGTACGGCGACGTGCTGGGCGCGGGTGGAGGCTGGGCGCGCTCAATCCTGTTCAACGCGAGGGCGCGTGACGAGTTCGCCGCCTTCTTCGCTCGCTCGGGCACGTTCGCCCTGGGCGTCTGCAACGGCTGCCAGATGATGTCGCAGTTGCGCGACCTCATCCCGGGGGCCGAGCACTTCCCACACTTCGTGCGCAACGCCTCGGAGCAGTTCGAGGCGCGGCTGGTGCAGGTGGAGGTGGCGGAGAGCCCGTCGCTGTTCTTCAAGGGCATGGAGGGCAGCCGGATCCTCATCGCGTCGTCGCACGGCGAGGGACGGGCGGAGTTCACGAGCCCCGAGGAAGGGGCGCGGGTGAACGGGCTGGGCCTGGTGACGGCGCGCTTCGTGGACAACCACGGGCGGGTGACGGAGACGTACCCGGCGAATCCGAACGGCTCGCCGCACGGAATCGCGGGCATGACGTCGAGGGACGGGCGAGTCACCATCATGATGCCACACCCGGAGCGCGTGAGCCGGAGCGTGCAGTACTCGTGGTGCCCGCCGGAGTGGGGCGAGGATGGCCCCTGGATGCGGATGTTCCGCAACGCACGCGCCGCGCTGGGCTGA
- a CDS encoding head GIN domain-containing protein: MWKSLCVGVAALLFLPACGLIGEQGDGHKVTVSRDLTGFTRVENHSPLDVLVREADTGSVNVTLDENLHRYITTRVSGETLVIDNTYNLSFSGEGRVVVLLPRFLGAMNDGSGDLLVESVTQSNALTLELEGSGDVRYCGPASSLTASLSGSGDMTLCTPAEQVLESVTLESDGSGDLTYDGSAKSLESSNDGSGNMSLSGSAPRFVARVESSGNIEAQGLTSEQAELDVSGSGNLSATVSESVSVRISGSGNVDLWGGATIRDVSLDGSGNLRRH, translated from the coding sequence ATGTGGAAGAGCCTCTGTGTGGGTGTGGCGGCGCTGCTGTTCCTGCCGGCCTGCGGTCTGATCGGAGAGCAGGGGGATGGCCATAAGGTCACGGTGTCGCGTGACCTCACCGGCTTCACCCGGGTGGAAAATCACAGTCCGCTGGACGTGTTGGTGCGCGAGGCCGACACCGGGTCCGTGAACGTCACGCTCGACGAGAACCTGCACCGGTACATCACCACCCGCGTCTCCGGGGAAACGCTCGTCATCGACAACACCTACAACCTCTCGTTCTCGGGCGAGGGCCGGGTTGTGGTGCTGCTGCCGCGCTTCCTCGGCGCGATGAACGATGGCTCCGGAGATCTCCTCGTCGAGAGCGTGACCCAATCCAACGCGCTCACCCTCGAGCTCGAGGGCTCTGGCGACGTGCGCTACTGTGGGCCGGCGTCCAGTCTCACCGCGAGCCTGTCTGGCTCCGGCGACATGACGCTCTGCACCCCGGCGGAGCAGGTGCTCGAGAGCGTGACCCTGGAGTCCGATGGCTCCGGAGATCTCACCTATGACGGCTCCGCGAAGAGCCTGGAGTCCTCCAACGATGGCTCGGGGAACATGAGCCTCTCCGGCTCGGCGCCGCGATTCGTGGCTCGGGTGGAGTCCAGCGGGAACATCGAGGCCCAGGGGCTCACCAGCGAGCAGGCGGAGCTGGACGTGTCCGGCTCCGGCAATCTGAGCGCGACCGTTTCCGAGTCCGTGTCGGTGCGGATCTCGGGCTCCGGCAATGTGGATCTGTGGGGCGGCGCCACGATTCGTGACGTGAGCCTCGACGGCAGCGGTAACCTCCGGCGCCACTGA
- a CDS encoding ELWxxDGT repeat protein → MVRVNTTLTSLCVLVLGLACTAPTGEEPARKTPKATRRALGEGPASLVMDVAVKSEGALVRYPEFPTAAGSALLFSANDDSTGPELWRLTPSGPVLVSDIYPGTPGSSPSHLFHMRGLTYFSATDGTHGVELWRTDGTPAGTYLLSDIRPGTASSQPTAFAELNGRIYFSANDGEHGAELWRTDGTPEGTELVRDILLGAGNSNPDSFIELGGKLYFLATGPGGTRQLWRTDGTLAGTVRVGENLTITGSAATRGLVRSGRAIFFAAHDGTTGNELWKTDGTEAGTSRVKDINPGASDSGPAQLTSFGGAVYFVATDGVTGNELWKTDGTEAGTSRVLELFAGNNTVERPDALVATGTRLFFMTRDGAGTESALYVTDGTAGGTAKLEDFKARSGKGPLLMTALGNTLYFTAYEPSVGAELWTSDGTRTGRIGTNVFSGDKSTDPAPRSFTVLGDALYFVATAPGTGLTTENPPLPTLWKTQGDVATTVPVGADLKATRGSKPAPFAAWNGSLYFTTFEQEAAAKLWRTDGTVAGTQSLVDILPPEIDSSILESGVSDLTPLNSALYFAALPSTVEGYQLWKTDGTPAPTGTTRVTSRLKLTPVAGAPIELAAHDGFLFFAGNDSTTGFELWKSDGTDSGTTLVKDIVEKSASSQPSQFTSMGSALYFLARDGSGGRELWKTDGTGTGTVRVANIRDNLGFASVLNIAGAVGGSLYFVANEAGTGIELWKTDGTSTTRVKDIAPGAADSGPSAFAVLGGVLYFTANDGVSGAELWKTDGSEAGTVRVRDILPGNGSSTPQALTALGDTLYFTAEDGTSGRELWKSNGTEAGTVRVRDILPGTAGGVLAGSLFALPAEKLVLFAANDGVSGTELWRSDGTEAGTFVLHDIAPWQLGSDPAGFTFFGDSIAFSASDGRHGREPWLMPRELLTNGTVPTIHCPADQVVEAQQALGAQVDFPEAEAHDDTSLPPALSYSRVPGSFFPFGTTRVTATARDAAGLVATCAFNVKVQDTTPPVPVCPASADVEATSAEGSVVTFPEPLATDAVTREPTLTVSHASGSLFPQGSTTVTVTATDERGNQGQCTFTLNVRDTTASVLTCPADPIVEAENPTGAIATWPPAEASDAVSQPTLTSNHTSGERFPLGSTPVTVTATDGAGNVSSCTFHVIIRDTKAPTLKCPAPIEVEAEGPSGTAARFSVINYVDSVSEVTVSTSPASGDTFPLGETSVKVRAEDASGNVSECSFPVTVSDTQPPLLTCPQDVTVPEGPVAVELPRASVTDRVTTSPAVTMSPASGSIFPPGDTAVEVTAEDASGNTTRCTFNVHVEREASGCGGCSGTPGNTGAASWLGLLFLVTFATRRSRASSPSSPRGTR, encoded by the coding sequence ATGGTGAGAGTGAACACGACCCTGACGTCCCTGTGCGTCCTCGTGCTGGGCCTGGCCTGCACGGCGCCCACCGGGGAGGAGCCCGCGCGGAAGACGCCGAAGGCCACCCGCCGGGCGTTGGGTGAGGGTCCCGCCTCCCTCGTGATGGACGTGGCCGTGAAGTCCGAGGGCGCGCTGGTGCGCTACCCCGAGTTCCCCACCGCGGCCGGCTCGGCGCTCCTCTTCTCGGCCAACGACGACAGCACCGGGCCCGAGCTGTGGAGGCTCACTCCCTCCGGACCCGTCCTGGTGTCCGACATCTACCCGGGAACCCCTGGCTCCTCGCCCTCCCACCTCTTCCACATGCGGGGACTCACGTACTTCTCCGCCACGGATGGAACGCATGGCGTGGAGCTGTGGCGGACGGACGGCACCCCCGCGGGCACCTACCTGCTCTCGGACATCCGACCGGGCACCGCCAGCTCCCAGCCCACGGCGTTCGCCGAGCTCAACGGGCGGATCTACTTCAGCGCCAACGACGGCGAGCACGGTGCCGAGCTGTGGCGCACCGATGGAACCCCGGAGGGCACGGAGCTCGTCCGGGACATCCTGCTGGGCGCGGGCAACAGCAACCCCGACTCGTTCATCGAGCTGGGCGGCAAGCTCTACTTCCTCGCCACCGGGCCCGGGGGCACGCGGCAACTCTGGCGCACCGATGGAACCCTGGCGGGCACGGTGCGTGTCGGCGAGAACCTGACCATCACGGGCTCCGCCGCCACGCGTGGGCTCGTCCGGTCGGGCCGGGCGATCTTCTTCGCCGCCCATGACGGCACGACGGGCAACGAGCTGTGGAAGACCGATGGCACCGAGGCGGGCACCTCGCGCGTCAAGGACATCAACCCGGGCGCATCGGACTCCGGACCCGCGCAGCTCACCTCCTTTGGGGGCGCCGTGTACTTCGTCGCCACGGACGGCGTGACGGGCAACGAGCTGTGGAAGACCGATGGCACCGAGGCGGGCACCTCGCGCGTCCTGGAGCTCTTCGCCGGAAACAACACCGTGGAGAGGCCCGACGCCCTCGTCGCCACCGGCACCCGCCTCTTCTTCATGACCCGCGACGGCGCTGGCACCGAGAGCGCGCTCTACGTGACGGACGGCACGGCTGGGGGCACCGCGAAGCTCGAGGACTTCAAGGCCCGGAGCGGCAAGGGCCCCCTGCTGATGACGGCCCTCGGGAACACCCTCTATTTCACCGCGTACGAGCCGAGCGTCGGCGCCGAGCTGTGGACGAGCGATGGCACCCGGACGGGGCGCATCGGAACCAACGTCTTCTCGGGCGACAAATCCACGGATCCCGCGCCCCGCTCGTTCACGGTGCTGGGCGACGCGCTCTACTTCGTGGCCACCGCGCCGGGAACGGGCCTCACCACCGAGAACCCTCCCCTCCCCACGCTGTGGAAGACGCAGGGGGACGTGGCCACCACCGTCCCCGTCGGAGCCGACCTGAAGGCCACCCGGGGCTCCAAGCCCGCCCCCTTCGCGGCCTGGAATGGCTCGCTGTACTTCACCACCTTCGAGCAGGAGGCGGCGGCGAAGCTGTGGCGGACCGATGGGACGGTCGCGGGCACGCAGTCGCTCGTGGACATCCTTCCCCCCGAAATCGACAGCTCCATCCTGGAGTCCGGGGTGAGCGACCTGACGCCCCTGAACAGCGCCCTCTACTTCGCGGCCCTGCCCTCGACCGTGGAGGGCTATCAGCTCTGGAAGACGGATGGGACCCCCGCCCCCACCGGCACCACGCGGGTGACCTCCAGGCTCAAGCTCACCCCCGTGGCGGGCGCCCCCATCGAGCTCGCCGCTCATGACGGGTTCCTCTTCTTCGCCGGCAATGACTCCACCACCGGCTTCGAGCTCTGGAAGAGCGATGGAACCGACTCGGGCACCACCCTGGTGAAGGACATCGTGGAGAAGAGCGCGTCCTCGCAGCCCTCCCAGTTCACGTCCATGGGGAGCGCCCTGTACTTCCTGGCCCGTGACGGCTCCGGCGGCCGAGAGCTGTGGAAGACGGATGGCACCGGCACCGGCACGGTCCGCGTCGCCAACATCCGCGACAACCTGGGCTTCGCCTCCGTGCTGAACATCGCCGGAGCCGTGGGGGGCTCCCTCTACTTCGTGGCCAACGAGGCCGGCACCGGCATCGAGCTGTGGAAGACGGACGGGACCAGCACCACCCGGGTGAAGGACATCGCTCCGGGCGCGGCGGACTCCGGGCCCTCGGCCTTCGCGGTGCTCGGCGGCGTCCTCTACTTCACCGCCAACGATGGCGTCTCCGGTGCCGAGCTGTGGAAGACCGATGGCTCCGAGGCGGGCACCGTCCGCGTCAGGGACATCCTCCCGGGCAACGGGAGCTCCACACCCCAGGCGCTCACGGCACTCGGCGACACCCTCTACTTCACCGCCGAGGACGGCACCTCCGGCCGCGAGCTGTGGAAGAGCAACGGCACCGAGGCGGGCACCGTCCGCGTCAGGGACATCCTCCCGGGCACGGCGGGCGGAGTCCTCGCCGGGTCGCTCTTCGCGCTCCCCGCCGAGAAGCTGGTCCTCTTCGCCGCCAATGATGGCGTGAGTGGCACCGAGCTGTGGCGCTCGGACGGCACCGAGGCGGGCACCTTCGTGCTGCACGACATCGCCCCCTGGCAGCTCGGCTCGGATCCCGCGGGGTTCACCTTCTTCGGGGACTCCATCGCCTTCAGCGCGAGCGATGGGCGGCACGGGCGCGAGCCGTGGTTGATGCCTCGGGAGCTGCTCACCAACGGCACGGTCCCGACGATCCACTGCCCGGCGGACCAGGTCGTCGAGGCCCAGCAGGCCCTGGGCGCGCAGGTCGACTTCCCGGAGGCGGAGGCCCACGATGACACCTCGCTCCCGCCCGCCCTCTCCTACAGCCGGGTGCCGGGAAGCTTCTTCCCGTTCGGGACCACCCGGGTGACCGCCACCGCGCGAGACGCCGCGGGCCTCGTGGCCACGTGCGCCTTCAACGTGAAGGTGCAGGACACCACGCCGCCGGTGCCTGTCTGCCCCGCGAGCGCCGACGTGGAGGCCACGAGCGCGGAAGGCTCGGTGGTCACCTTCCCCGAGCCCCTGGCCACCGACGCGGTCACCCGCGAGCCGACCCTCACCGTGAGCCACGCGTCCGGCAGCCTCTTCCCCCAGGGCTCCACCACGGTGACGGTGACGGCCACCGACGAACGGGGCAACCAGGGCCAGTGCACCTTCACCCTCAACGTGCGGGACACGACGGCCTCGGTGCTGACGTGCCCGGCGGATCCGATCGTCGAGGCGGAGAACCCCACCGGCGCGATCGCCACCTGGCCGCCCGCCGAGGCCTCGGACGCGGTCTCCCAACCGACCCTCACCTCCAATCACACCAGCGGGGAGCGCTTCCCGCTCGGGAGCACGCCCGTCACGGTGACGGCCACGGATGGGGCCGGGAACGTCTCGAGCTGCACCTTCCACGTCATCATCCGCGACACGAAGGCCCCCACGCTCAAGTGCCCGGCCCCCATCGAGGTCGAGGCGGAGGGACCCTCGGGGACCGCGGCTCGGTTCTCCGTGATCAACTACGTGGACAGCGTCTCCGAGGTCACGGTGAGCACCTCGCCCGCTTCCGGGGACACCTTCCCGCTCGGAGAGACGTCCGTGAAGGTGCGGGCCGAGGACGCCTCGGGCAACGTGTCCGAGTGCAGCTTCCCCGTCACGGTGAGCGATACCCAACCGCCCCTGCTCACGTGCCCGCAGGACGTGACCGTCCCGGAGGGTCCGGTGGCCGTGGAGCTGCCCCGGGCTTCCGTCACGGACCGCGTGACGACCTCGCCGGCCGTCACGATGTCCCCGGCCAGCGGCAGCATCTTCCCGCCGGGTGACACCGCCGTGGAGGTGACGGCGGAGGACGCCTCGGGAAATACGACCCGGTGCACGTTCAACGTGCACGTCGAACGGGAGGCCAGTGGTTGTGGTGGCTGCTCCGGCACTCCGGGGAACACGGGCGCGGCCTCCTGGCTGGGTCTGCTATTCCTGGTGACCTTCGCCACCCGCCGGTCCCGCGCGTCTTCCCCGTCGTCGCCACGAGGTACTCGATGA